In one window of Prionailurus bengalensis isolate Pbe53 chromosome B3, Fcat_Pben_1.1_paternal_pri, whole genome shotgun sequence DNA:
- the DCAF4 gene encoding DDB1- and CUL4-associated factor 4 isoform X3, whose protein sequence is MHENLYFTNRKVNSVCWASLNHLDSHILLCLMGIAETPGCATLLPASLFVSSHPGERPGMLCSFRIPGAWSCAWSLNIQANNCFSTGLSRRVLVTNVVTGHRQSFGTSSDVLAQQFALMAPLLFNGCRSGEIFAIDLRCRNQGKGWKATRLFHDSAVTSVQILQEEQNLMASDMAGTIKLWDLRTTKCIRQYEGHVNEYAYLPLHVHEEEGIVVAVGQDCYTRIWSFHDACLLRTIPSPHPTSKSDIPSVAFSSRLGGFRGAPGLLMAVQQDLYCFSYS, encoded by the exons GTTGTGCCTCATGGGAATCGCAGAGACTCCAGGCTGTGCCACCCTGCTCCCAGCATCGCTGTTTGTCAGTAGTCACCCAG GAGAACGGCCCGGCATGCTCTGCAGTTTCCGGATCCCTGGGGCCTGGTCCTGTGCATGGTCCCTGAACATCCAGGCAAATAACTGCTTCAGTACAG GCTTGTCTCGGCGAGTCCTAGTGACCAACGTGGTGACAGGACACCGGCAGTCATTTGGGACCAGCAGCGATGTCTTGGCCCAGCAGTTTGCTCTCATG GCTCCTTTGCTGTTTAATGGCTGTCGTTCTGGGGAGATCTTTGCCATTGATCTGCGTTGTCGAAATCAGGGCAAGGGCTGGAAGGCCACCCGCCTGTTCCACGACTCAGCAGTGACCTCTGTGCAGATCCTCCAAGAAGAGCAAAACCTGATGGCATCTGACATGGCGGGAACG ATCAAGCTGTGGGACCTGAGAACCACTAAGTGTATAAGGCAATACGAAGGTCATGTGAACGAGTACGCCTACCTGCCCCTGCACGTGCATGAGGAAGAAGGCATCGTGGTAGCAG TGGGCCAGGACTGCTACACGAGAATCTGGAGCTTCCATGATGCCTGCCTGCTGAGAACCATAccttccccacaccccacctccaAGTCTGACATCCCCAGTGTGGCCTTCTCGTCTCGGCTCGGGGGCTTCCGGGGAGCCCCAGGGTTGCTCATGGCCGTCCAGCAGGACCTTTACTGTTTCTCCTACAGCTAA